Proteins encoded together in one Roseibacterium elongatum DSM 19469 window:
- a CDS encoding aspartate aminotransferase family protein, translating to MALDRSNPVPNDLSAFWMPFTANRQFKKTPRMFVSADGMYYKTADGRQVLDGTAGLWCCNAGHNRPRIVEAIRQQAGELDYAPAFQMGHPKAFELATRLRDMAPEPMEHVFFTNSGSESVETALKIAIAYQRAIGQGTRTRLIGRERGYHGVNFGGISVGGIVNNRKFFGSLLTGVDHLPHTHLPEKNAFTRGQPEHGADLADELERIVALHGPETVAAVIVEPMAGSTGVLMPPKGYLQRLREITRKHGILLIFDEVITGFGRLGSSFAAEHFDVMPDMITCAKGLTNGVIPMGAVLATREIHDAFMHGPEEAIELFHGYTYSGNPIASAAGLATLETYREEGLFERAAELAPYWEDAVHSLRDCPHVIDIRNMGLIAGIELEPIAGAPTKRAFSAFLQAYEKDVLIRTTGDIIALSPPLIIEKHHIDTLFGTLRDILKGLD from the coding sequence ATGGCCCTCGACCGCTCGAACCCGGTGCCCAACGACCTTTCCGCCTTCTGGATGCCGTTCACGGCGAACCGGCAGTTCAAGAAGACGCCGCGCATGTTCGTTTCGGCCGACGGGATGTATTACAAGACGGCGGATGGGCGTCAGGTGCTGGATGGCACGGCGGGCCTGTGGTGCTGCAATGCGGGCCATAATCGCCCCAGGATCGTCGAGGCGATCCGCCAGCAGGCAGGCGAGTTGGATTATGCTCCGGCCTTCCAGATGGGCCACCCCAAGGCGTTCGAACTGGCAACACGCCTGCGCGACATGGCGCCCGAGCCGATGGAGCATGTGTTCTTCACCAATTCCGGGTCGGAATCGGTCGAGACCGCGCTGAAGATCGCCATCGCCTACCAGCGCGCCATCGGGCAGGGCACGCGCACCCGCCTGATCGGGCGCGAACGTGGTTATCACGGGGTGAATTTCGGCGGCATCTCGGTTGGCGGTATTGTCAACAATCGCAAGTTTTTCGGCTCATTGTTGACGGGTGTGGATCACCTGCCGCATACGCATCTGCCTGAAAAGAACGCCTTTACCCGTGGCCAGCCCGAGCATGGCGCCGATCTGGCCGACGAGTTGGAGCGCATCGTCGCCCTGCATGGCCCCGAAACCGTGGCCGCCGTGATCGTCGAGCCGATGGCGGGCTCGACCGGCGTGCTGATGCCGCCGAAGGGATACCTGCAGCGCCTGCGCGAGATCACGCGCAAGCACGGGATCCTGCTGATCTTCGACGAGGTGATCACCGGCTTCGGGCGGCTTGGGTCGTCCTTTGCCGCCGAGCATTTCGACGTGATGCCCGACATGATCACCTGTGCCAAGGGTCTGACGAATGGCGTGATCCCGATGGGGGCCGTTCTGGCCACGAGGGAAATCCACGACGCCTTCATGCACGGCCCGGAAGAGGCGATCGAACTGTTCCACGGCTATACCTATTCGGGCAATCCCATCGCCTCGGCCGCCGGTCTGGCGACGCTGGAGACCTATCGCGAAGAGGGGCTGTTCGAGCGTGCGGCCGAGCTTGCGCCTTATTGGGAAGACGCCGTGCATTCCCTGCGCGACTGCCCGCATGTGATCGACATCCGCAACATGGGTCTGATCGCGGGGATCGAGCTGGAGCCGATCGCCGGCGCGCCGACCAAACGCGCCTTTTCGGCCTTCCTGCAGGCCTATGAGAAGGACGTCCTGATCCGCACCACGGGCGACATCATCGCGCTCTCCCCGCCGCTGATCATCGAGAAACATCATATCGACACGCTGTTCGGCACATTGCGCGACATCCTCAAGGGTCTGGATTAA
- a CDS encoding TetR family transcriptional regulator C-terminal domain-containing protein — protein MNADPPRTRIQKKNRHAILDAALEVFSRHGFRGATLDQIAGEAGLSKPNLLYYFSSKEAIFVTLLSGLMETWLDPLRALDPDGEPAEELLAYVRRKLQLSRDFPRESRLFANEIVQGAPRMEHLLATDLKSLVDDKAAVIQGWIAEGKIADIDPHHLIFSVWALTQHYADFDVQVRAVLGPDHDPLAEAETFLTTLFTRLLRP, from the coding sequence ATGAACGCCGATCCGCCCCGCACCCGCATCCAGAAAAAGAACCGTCACGCGATTCTCGACGCCGCGCTCGAGGTCTTCTCGCGCCACGGGTTTCGGGGCGCCACGCTCGACCAGATCGCCGGCGAAGCGGGGCTGTCGAAACCCAACCTGCTTTACTACTTCTCGTCGAAAGAGGCGATTTTCGTCACGCTTCTCAGCGGCTTGATGGAAACCTGGCTCGACCCCTTGCGCGCGCTGGACCCCGACGGAGAGCCGGCCGAGGAATTGCTCGCCTATGTCCGGAGAAAGCTGCAACTCAGCCGCGATTTCCCGCGCGAATCGCGGCTTTTCGCCAATGAAATCGTCCAGGGCGCACCGCGCATGGAACATCTGCTGGCGACCGATCTGAAATCGCTGGTCGACGACAAGGCCGCGGTCATCCAAGGCTGGATCGCCGAGGGCAAGATCGCCGATATCGACCCGCATCACCTGATTTTTTCGGTCTGGGCCCTGACCCAGCATTACGCCGATTTCGACGTGCAGGTGCGCGCCGTGCTTGGCCCCGATCACGACCCGCTGGCCGAGGCCGAAACCTTTCTGACCACGCTTTTCACCCGGTTGCTGAGGCCATAG